A region from the Aegilops tauschii subsp. strangulata cultivar AL8/78 chromosome 5, Aet v6.0, whole genome shotgun sequence genome encodes:
- the LOC109748359 gene encoding putative disease resistance RPP13-like protein 1 — MPTAKHMPTAPIGLLQAMPTAGSRPSAYNSRRAIPSYADGPRQHIKAVGLAQATPTAAVEVFEEFPNRSRVEQLFNDLENAFYEAEDILDDIEYHCLEKKMQDDTFKSDSSVPLRKRCWLKKLLPKAKGSPPKKISAGGAFWLPGASACSRMNSNSRKCQAAPASSEGAVTTGTPPPIVFGRDKERDKNTEMLHEKEAADQPNANSGLCYSVIGIHGIGGSGKSTLAHLVYAHEKDQQEKKGDYFDLVMMVHVSQNFSVGDIFKEIFEVATGNSCPQLNNLNTLQDKLEEKLHGKRFLLVLDDVLCDIRDERQHGYLRQIFSPLKAREVGSKILVTSRIEDALLVLGAKKLRCVPISDLDDDVFCKLLMHYALEGAILDDHVRRRLNVVGADIAKKLKGSPLSVAIQKLKQRYLRAFVPPYGLKVETLCLSYYKGSRYPNWMVGKQSGGPKDLQELEFSECSQLGPAPKLEGFIHLRSLWLWGCSWDSLPSNMENLMSIKKLTVDHCLNIRWLLDRIEEIS; from the exons ATGCCGACGGCCAAACATATGCCGACGGCCCCCATCGGCCTACTCCAGGCTATGCCGACAGCCGGGTCCAGGCCGTCGGCGTACAACAGCCGTCGGGCTATCCccagctatgccgacggcccccgtcagCACATAAAAGCCGTCGGTTTAGCCCAGGCTACGCCTACAGCT GCTGTGGAGGTATTTGAGGAGTTCCCCAACAGGTCTCGTGTGGAGCAGCTCTTCAACGATCTTGAGAATGCTTTCTATGAAGCCGAAGACATCTTGGATGACATTGAGTATCATTGTCTCGAGAAAAAGATGCAAGATGACACGTTCAAATCAGATAGCAGCGTGCCTCTACGTAAGAGGTGTTGGCTGAAGAAACTCCTGCCCAAGGCCAAGGGCTCCCCCCCTAAAAAAATAAG TGCCGGGGGGGCGTTTTGGCTCCCGGGAGCATCTGCTTGCTCCCGGATGAACAGTAACTCAAGAAAGTG CCAAGCTGCTCCTGCCAGTTCAGAAGGCGCAGTCACTACGGGGACCCCTCCGCCAATAGTATTCGGGCGAGATAAAGAGCGTGACAAGAACACGGAAATGCTTCATGAGAAGGAAGCTGCTGATCAGCCAAATGCCAACAGTGGTTTATGTTATTCTGTAATTGGTATTCATGGCATTGGCGGGTCTGGGAAATCTACCCTTGCACATTTAGTTTATGCCCATGAGAAGGACCAGCAAGAAAAAAAGGGCGACTATTTTGACCTTGTTATGATGGTTCATGTTTCTCAGAATTTTAGCGTGGGTGACATTTTTAAGGAAATATTTGAGGTAGCTACAGGAAATTCGTGCCCTCAACTCAATAACCTTAACACCCTACAAGATAAGTTGGAGGAGAAATTGCATGGAAAACGATTTCTCTTGGTTCTAGATGATGTCTTGTGCGATATTAGGGATGAGAGGCAGCATGGGTACCTGCGGCAGATATTTTCTCCGCTGAAGGCTAGAGAAGTAGGAAGCAAGATTCTGGTGACTAGTAGAATTGAAGATGCATTACTAGTTTTGGGTGCTAAAAAACTGAGATGTGTTCCCATATCTGACTTGGATGATGATGTCTTCTGTAAGTTGTTGATGCACTATGCACTTGAAGGAGCAATTCTAGATGATCATGTTCGAAGAAGACTGAATGTGGTTGGGGCTGACATTGCAAAAAAGTTGAAAGGGTCGCCTCTATCAG TTGCTATCCAGAAGTTGAAGCAGAGGTACTTGAGGGCCTTTGTCCCCCCATATGGCTTGAAAGTTGAAACACTATGTCTCTCGTACTACAAAGGTTCGAGGTATCCAAATTGGATGGTGGGTAAGCAGAGCGGCGGCCCAAAGGACCTACAGGAACTCGAGTTCTCGGAATGCAGCCAACTCGGACCTGCTCCTAAACTCGAGGGTTTCATTCATCTGCGTTCACTCTGGCTATGGGGCTGCAGCTGGGACAGCCTACCAAGTAATATGGAGAACCTCATGTCGATCAAGAAACTGACGGTTGACCATTGCTTGAACATCCGCTGGCTTCTTGATAGAATCGAGGAAATATCTTAA
- the LOC141023192 gene encoding F-box/FBD/LRR-repeat protein At2g04230-like produces MHRHGCAAELASPVPSRSTGRTLEVGSGAPEEPRPRSRKPSLRAAYKRLVLLLAKVSTALRIPPPPPNKLNIDDPDEDRISALTDDILLGILERLDLRDAVRAGAVSTRWRHLPHRLSRLHLDVRHFGGATDPVATMEAFTAATCRLLSPPAECKRAIKTLRLVFFPESDPHLRSIGRAVEDVVTRGETECLEFYIHSTCAKEDGGVRTQSAKEFMSFSCACPVAFRWLTELILTQLVFGDTDVADIIRACDNLKNLTLRFCTLVEEHSTVKIDTPCSGLQGLVLFCFVCTRVELVSVPKLRQVWCESWRWGNPPVSFGYVPELRHVTFSSHAMTWQAPFSLSECLSSSAKNLSILNLNFCCQMIWIKPEHPKHLTAMLKNLTCVELPAIFPECDLNWTLFFLEAAPALQIFKLCRERYACLRTVEDSAEKTYVVWDPSKNLKHLNLKSLLMSGFEEEDKVTNYIRLVMERAVGLKRIEMYGVHPCEKCDATDPTRSQVNEACRRLVKERLTHGSSSTVEILIMC; encoded by the exons ATGCACCGACATGGCTGCGCGGCGGAGCTGGCTTCCCCTGTTCCGTCCAGATCCACGGGCCGCACATTGGAGGTGGGGAGCGGAGCGCCGGAGGAGCCCCGGCCACGGAGCAGGAAGCCGTCCCTCCGGGCCGCATACAAGCGATTGGTTCTGCTTCTAGCTAAGGTTTCAACCGCCCTCCGAatcccgccaccgccgccgaacAAGCTCAACATCGACGACCCAGACGAGGACAGGATCAGCGCGCTCACCGATGACATCCTCCTCGGAATCCTCGAGCGCCTCGACCTGCGGGACGCGGTCCGCGCAGGCGCAGTCTCCACGCGGTGGCGGCACCTCCCCCACCGGCTCTCACGCCTGCACCTCGACGTCCGCCACTTCGGCGGAGCGACTGATCCGGTCGCGACCATGGAGGCGTTCACGGCCGCGACGTGCAGGCTACTGTCTCCTCCGGCTGAGTGCAAGCGCGCCATCAAGACCCTCCGCCTCGTCTTCTTCCCTGAGTCGGACCCTCACCTGAGATCCATAGGCCGCGCCGTCGAGGACGTTGTCACCCGCGGTGAGACTGAATGTCTTGAGTTTTACATACACTCGACATGTGCGAAAGAAGATGGCGGGGTGCGTACCCAGTCCGCGAAGGAGTTCATGTCCTTCTCCTGTGCCTGCCCAGTTGCGTTCCGGTGGCTCACCGAGCTAATTCTCACACAACTTGTGTTCGGAGACACCGATGTGGCCGACATCATTAGGGCTTGCGATAACCTCAAGAACCTCACCCTTAGATTCTGCACACTGGTAGAGGAGCACTCCACGGTCAAGATCGACACGCCGTGCTCTGGGCTCCAGGGGCTCGTCTTGTTCTGCTTTGTATGCACGCGGGTCGAGCTTGTCTCTGTCCCCAAGCTCAGGCAAGTGTGGTGCGAATCATGGCGCTGGGGGAACCCTCCGGTGAGCTTCGGCTACGTCCCAGAGCTTCGCCATGTGACCTTCAGTTCTCATGCCATGACGTGGCAGGCGCCATTCTCACTGAGCGAGTGTCTGTCAAGTAGTGCCAAGAACCTGTCTATACTCAATCTTAACTTTTGCTGCCAAATG ATTTGGATTAAGCCGGAACATCCAAAGCACCTCACTGCTATGTTAAAAAACCTGACGTGTGTGGAACTTCCAGCTATCTTTCCTGAGTGTGATCTGAACTGGACCCTATTTTTCCtcgaagctgcacctgcgctgcAGATTTTCAAA TTGTGCCGAGAACGGTATGCATGTCTCAGAACGGTCGAGGACAGTGCCGAGAAGACCTATGTGGTGTGGGACCCATCCAAGAATTTGAAGCACCTGAACTTGAAGTCGCTGCTGATGTCCGGGTTCGAGGAGGAAGACAAGGTGACAAACTACATAAGGCTAGTCATGGAGCGAGCTGTGGGATTGAAGAGAATCGAGATGTATGGTGTACACCCATGTGAGAAATGCGATGCCACTGACCCGACGAGATCCCAGGTGAATGAAGCTTGCAGGCGCCTGGTCAAGGAGCGACTCACACATGGATCCTCCTCAACCGTGGAGATATTAATAATGTGCTGA
- the LOC141023193 gene encoding uncharacterized protein, whose product MHRHGCAAELASPVPSRSTGRTLEVGSGAPEEPRPRSRKPSLRAAYKRLVLLLAKVSTALRIPPPPPNKLNIDDPDEDRISALTDDILLGILERLDLRDAVRAGAVSTRWRHLPHRLSRLHLDVRHFGGAIDPVATMEAFTAATCRLLSPPAECKRAIKTLRLVFFPESDPHLRSIGRAVEDVVTRGETECLEFYLRSTCAKEASGVCTQFAKEFMSFSRACPVAFRWLTVLTLTQLVFGDTDVAEIIRACDKLRHLTLRFCMLVEEHSTVKIDTPGSGLQVLDLFCFVCTRVELVSVPKLRQLLCESWRWGNPPVNFGYVPELRHVTFSSHAMTWQAPFSLSECLSSSAKNLSILNLNFSCQMIWIKPEHPKHLTAMFRNLTDVEFFAIFPECDLSWTLFILEAAPTLQTFKLSRERYACLGAVEDSAEKTNVVWDPSKNLKHLNLKSLLMSGFEEEDKVTNYIRLVMERAVGLKRIEMYGVHPCEKCDATDPTRSQVNEACRRLVKERLTHGSSSTVEILIMC is encoded by the exons ATGCACCGACATGGCTGCGCGGCGGAGCTGGCTTCCCCTGTTCCGTCCAGATCCACGGGCCGCACATTGGAGGTGGGGAGCGGAGCGCCGGAGGAGCCCCGGCCACGGAGCAGGAAGCCGTCCCTCCGGGCCGCATACAAGCGATTGGTTCTGCTTCTAGCTAAGGTTTCAACCGCCCTCCGAatcccgccaccgccgccgaacAAGCTCAACATCGACGACCCAGACGAGGACAGAATCAGCGCGCTCACCGACGACATCCTCCTCGGAATCCTCGAGCGCCTCGACCTGCGGGACGCGGTCCGCGCAGGCGCAGTCTCCACGCGGTGGCGGCACCTCCCCCACCGGCTCTCACGCCTGCACCTCGACGTCCGCCACTTCGGCGGAGCGATTGATCCGGTCGCGACCATGGAGGCGTTCACGGCCGCGACGTGCAGGCTACTGTCTCCTCCGGCTGAGTGCAAGCGCGCCATCAAGACCCTCCGCCTCGTCTTCTTCCCTGAGTCGGACCCTCACCTGAGATCCATAGGCCGCGCCGTCGAGGACGTTGTCACCCGTGGTGAGACTGAATGTCTTGAGTTTTACCTACGCTCGACATGCGCGAAAGAAGCTAGCGGGGTGTGTACCCAGTTCGCGAAGGAGTTCATGTCCTTCTCCCGTGCCTGCCCAGTTGCGTTCCGGTGGCTCACCGTGCTAACTCTCACGCAACTCGTGTTCGGAGATACCGACGTGGCCGAAATCATTAGGGCTTGCGACAAGCTCAGGCACCTCACCCTTAGATTCTGCATGCTGGTTGAGGAGCACTCCACGGTCAAGATCGACACGCCGGGCTCTGGGCTCCAGGTGCTCGACTTGTTCTGCTTTGTATGCACGCGGGTCGAGCTTGTCTCTGTCCCCAAGCTCAGGCAATTGTTGTGCGAATCATGGCGCTGGGGGAACCCTCCGGTGAATTTCGGCTACGTCCCAGAGCTTCGCCATGTGACCTTCAGTTCTCATGCCATGACGTGGCAGGCGCCATTCTCACTGAGCGAGTGTCTGTCAAGTAGTGCCAAGAACCTGTCTATACTCAATCTTAACTTTTCTTGCCAAATG ATTTGGATTAAGCCGGAACATCCAAAGCACCTCACTGCTATGTTCAGAAACCTGACGGATGTGGAGTTTTTCGCTATCTTTCCTGAGTGTGATTTGAGCTGGACCCTGTTTATCCTTGAAGCTGCACCTACCCTACAGACTTTCAAG TTGTCTCGAGAACGGTATGCTTGTCTCGGAGCGGTCGAGGACAGTGCCGAGAAGACCAATGTGGTGTGGGACCCATCCAAGAATTTGAAGCACCTGAACTTGAAGTCGCTGCTGATGTCCGGGTTCGAGGAGGAAGACAAGGTGACAAACTACATAAGGCTAGTCATGGAGCGAGCTGTGGGATTGAAGAGAATCGAGATGTATGGTGTACACCCATGTGAGAAATGCGATGCCACTGACCCGACGAGATCCCAGGTGAATGAAGCTTGCAGGCGCCTGGTCAAGGAGCGACTCACACATGGATCCTCCTCAACCGTGGAGATATTAATAATGTGCTGA